A window of Opisthocomus hoazin isolate bOpiHoa1 chromosome 3, bOpiHoa1.hap1, whole genome shotgun sequence genomic DNA:
TTCATGATACGAATTtataacagaagaaacaaagtgaACTCAAGTACTGAAAGTGGTACGTTTAACACACTCGGGCTTGGCCAAAAAGGCAGAGCCTGctgaaggaaaaaagtttaataagCAATTATTAAACTGCTCTCGCAGAAAGAACTTGAACTACCACTGCTGAAAGAAACCCCAAAtttatgacaaaaagaaaaaaaccaaaacacctcaCCCAGTGACACGCCTAGGTATAAACACCTTGGAAATACAAGACAAATAAACTACACAGGGTGCTAGCTCCCACAGCAACAGCTTCTGAagcatcccctctccccccacctctCCGCAGCACTACGCTGCCTCGCTGGGAGAGGCAGAAAGCAGCTACAGCATGCGCTGCCTTGCCATAAGGAGAAGGTCGTTACAGTGACCCACAATCAATTTCTGCTTTCCCGTCCATCAGAAAGATGCATGTTTGGTGGGGGAAGATAAGGCTGTTGCTCCCCAGTGACTGTAACTGCCAGCACAGGATCCACAGAGTTGCCAGTTGTCCTGAGCAGCTGCATAGCTGCTTCCAAAGAGCAGCACTACAGCAAGTGAGCACCAAGCCACCACTCCGCTCCCACTGACGACGcagtccttccctccctcccatgcTGATATCAATTCTTACTTCTTTCACTCGGCCACTCCTTCCAACACCGCACATAGCAACGGCTCAGCATCACTTATGCGCTATGCAGAGACAGTGATACCGTGAGATAAGCAAGGAATCCTGTTTTGGTTTCCACTTGTCTAATGTTTCACTGCTgagaaaacattaatttcaaaAGAATTATGATTTGATACACTCCCTCAATATTCTCAGTTTTTAACTGATCTCGATGCAGTAGGCATAGCATTTCTCATAGCTAGttcttattttataaaaaatgaGATTTAGATACTGAAATTTATCCAACATTTAACTGGCTACTCATCACTATTACGAGACTTCTCtcaaatcaagggatttaactgAATGTATTTAtgaacaaaaaaacacagaacattttTGAAGTAACAGACAAAAATACGTTGTTATTTACAAGTAATATATATAGTAAAACTACTACCGTGATAGGCTTTTATACACTGTAACTGCAGTCAATTTttgcattgtttaaaaaaatttccttaaACAGAAATTGTTCAGAATTATCAGTTTGTCCATACACGTGTATGTTATGAGAAATACAACagcttttcacattttaaaaattatcagCATAATTTACATTTCCCCCCCCTAGTATCAAGTGAAGATTTAAAAATGGTGCAAACTGGAACACAAAGACAAGTAGCTATGAATGCTGAAATACAATCAATTTGGAACATATTAGTGTTTCAAAGTATAAATCCGTGAGAAAAATTCCTAATATTTGGCATGATCCCCTCATCACCCACCCCCAACAAGGTCAAAGCAAGGTAGCCTTTCAAACTAACAGTGATTATTGCATATTTTATCTTTGGAAAAGCAGAGTTttaaccaaaaatatttttaatgtagttGAAATATAGACATATTTATCTCGGGGAGGAAAGAAGAGTAGAACACATGATCAGTAATGTTATCAAATCAGTCCAGTTAATTTCTTCCATCCTTGCTTTGAGTAATCCCCCATACCTCAGATAATCCAGTTGAGCGAACGGGTACTTCAGCAAGTGCAAGAGCAACAATCCAGTTTTACATGACCAACTTTTCATTCTGTAGAAGTCCTTTAAGAATCTTGGCCTTAACTTATATTAACCTGTTATTTAAGTGCTGACAGGTAAATTAACATATTTAAAACTGATATAATACGGATAacatttacctttttttaaacCAGGATATACAAAAGACAATTTGCATAGTTACAATTCAAGCACAAAGTCACTGTAAATAGGTACAAAAGCAGTTATAAATTTACTAAAGTTGCTGCTGTTTGTGCCAGCCAAATCTCAGACAGGTATGAATGTAAACTTGAAGGGCTTGAGAACAGTCAGTGTTTTTGCTTAAAAAACATGTAAGGAATGCTTTTTAaaggttttagaaaatattttctgtagcagGAACAAACAGTTCAAACCCCAAAGAAAGCCATCCAAAATGCCCAAATTCCTTCTACACAGCAGAGAAAGTTTGTTCATAGGTTTCAAACCTACATACAAAACGAGGCACTAGTTACACTGTTCTGGAATGTGTCCATAACCCTAGCAGATCTCAGTTCACCTGAAGACTTCCAAAACACTGTTGGCTTCTAACTTCCTAGGAAAACATATCTTCAGATGGTGGTGCGTAAGAAAATCCAACAAATGCATCATCTGCCTCTAGAACACTGGCATTAACAATGTTGTAATCGGAAGAAACGCAGACGGAGTATGGGACCATTTCTTCTGTAAACACTGCATCAAAATTCCCaatatcatctggtccaacctagAAAACAGAAAGATCTATCAGTTGTCATATTAATACAGTGTTTTAAATTTTTGCTTGTCCTTTAGATTTCAAATTTAACTCTTGAGGCTATGTCATTCTTTCCTATTTAAGTACAGGAAATTTAAGGAAGCACACCACAGCATCCCTGCAAAGAGCTATTCAAAGCCTGCTTGTTCCTTTTAGGCTGGAGTTCAGGCAAAAGCCTACACATTTTTATGATATGATAAGCCTAAGACATATAAAGAAATGTCTCTTCCTGTTAGGGAGAtgcaaaaactaaaacaaaacaaaacaccaaaaccacctgaaaaccaaacccaccaaaaaaaaaccccaaacaaacccataCCACACCAaattctctttctcccttttccattGATAATACTTTAAGCATTAAATTCTAGCAGTGGTACTGTTGTTACGATAGATCAGCTTCCCAGCAACACACCTAAGAACTAAAGCATAGCAATATTTAGTCATGGAGACAAGAGACAAGACAGCTAATGCCTCTTCACCAAACACAGACTCAACAGAAAGCGATGCTCTGCTGGGACTTTAGGCAGGAGTTCTTCCTCACCGTACCCCCACTCCCTCCTGAGTTTTTGCACAAGCAGTCGCAGGTTGACACGGTTTAAACCCATGGGAGGATAAAGAAAAGTAGGGAAGCAGGGCTGCAACTAAGGCATAATaactacaaaaaaacccaggaaatcAGTGTTGGGAAAGTCTTTAAAGAAAGAGGTTATCTGTATTTTCCTCTTTGGTCTTCAGACCCCACAAAAATTTACAGTACTTTGACGGGAATGAGCAGAGGAAACAGTGATACGTCAAAGCAAGTTTTAAGTAAAAAAGACACTGTCATGCTCAGAAGCACGACTGCTCAAAAGTCCAGTCAGCACTAGGGGCATTCCCATTCTTCACCATTCTGAAACAAACATTCTTTGCCAATAGATGAGCCCTCAAAGGCAGCGATTTGACAGGTACAAACTAAAACAGCACTGGGCACCTACCACATTAGGATTAAATGGTGGTGGAATCTTCTTCTGAAGAAGATCAGTCCAGCTGAGAGTTTCAAAGAACGGGTGCTTTTGAATTTCAAGCTGCAGTAAGGAATAAAGATTTCAGGTATTTCAGAAATCCATCCTATGCATGATAGTAAATACTACTTTAGAACTGTGTGCACATCAGGAAGTCAAATCCTTCATCAGTCTATTTATGCACAGTTTATTTTGCAATTAAAGCTGTGGTTGGTAAAAACACCAATTAAAATTTGCTAGCCTGCCTCTACAAACTGGTTTCCTTTTAAGATCGTACTTTCTGCTTTTAAGCCTTAAAAGTCAATCACCTTGAAGTCTACCACACAGCAAGAATGTTTTCTGCTAGTATTTCTGCTCCTGCCTTAAAGTTCAGTTAGTTTTTGTAAAGCAGATCACTGTCTAAGAAGCGGCTGCTCCAACAACTCTGCAATATGTGCACTAGTTATGAAGCAGCAAACAGCTGTGCTAAATGCTACTGTCCGTTCACCTTGCTCCACCCTGTGAGAAAGTATGATATCATAGTCTAAATGCTCTACTACAAGGTCAACAGACTACCTAACATTAAGGCTGCAAACAGAAGATTATGTAGAATCTCACAATTAATGGATGGCAGAAATCCTTCTAGAACATCCCTCATTGCACAGTTCTGAAGACATCTCTACTTTCTCACATCGCCTTCTTGCAAACAAAGGTTTCGTTGTTACACTAGGAAAACGTTTGCCATGATTTTAAGGCTAAAAAAATAGAGCTGCTGCTTGCATGGTACTACTGTTCCTCTTTATCTGAAGACTGTTTTTCACATAGTTAGTTAAACTGACATTACCAGAACATAGCCTTTTCTTTTGATTATTTCCCGGTTTCACTACAAACAGTGAAACCTACCTTAGTATGCCTTAGTGACTATACACCAGGAACCGTGCTTCCTTTGGTGGCAGGTACAGCAGCAACCAAGCTCAAAATATTAATATGCCACAACAACCTCTGTCTCCTGTCCCCAACAACTTTCACCATCACACTGgtgtcttaaaaaataaaaaaacaggaaaagagacagacatAACAATCTCTATGTATTAACTACTAAACCGGTGCTGTGCACACAAATTTGGTGATGTCCCTTTAAATGAAGTAGGGCTTGATAAATTAGGACATTACATACAAAATCTTCCCTTGCTCCAAGTCTGCTTTGCCGATCTTTCTCCAAAAGTTCTTCCAGAATAGACCAGGCTGTAAGACTGATTCCTGGGCGCAAAATGAGGGGTTTATGAAGAATATTCTCATACATCTCAGCAACATCACGGCAGTAAAAaggaggctgaaaaaaaaaataaaaaaagttctaCATTAATTTGAAGCCACATGCAACATTGTTTCACGCGTACGGATCAGTACATGACTGTAAGAAACACAAACTGCTagcagtgaaaaagaaatttacCTCTTCTTATGCACTGCTAATTTCTAATTCAGTCATCACAGTTGCCAGATCTTTACATTTGATAGCTTCCCCACCCACCTCCTCTTCTCCTAACAAGTTTGCACTCTCATAAGTAGCCACAGATGCTATCCAGCTCCAAAGCTCCCAATGAACTTGCCTGATAAGAACATGAGTGGAAAACTAAAAACTATCTCCCTGTTTAAGATCCAATGGGAGGAGATAAAACTCAAGAAAACTAACAGAACAGATTGTTACTGGAGTGATTACATATGACTAGAAGCAGCAtagtaagatttttttgttttaatgctgCATCAAGAAGTGGAAAAGCTAGGAGAAATTCTGGGgacttaagtaaaaaaaaaatgaattaattttatttattccaGTGTTTGGCAAAATTTCACTTGTAAGTTGAGTTTTTTACTGGGTATTATCACTGTTGATTCAATTTACTCTAACATTCCCTCAAAGTGATGACTATTTGTCTTCATTAGAGTTGACGTACAGCAGTCCACTAGTAAGCAAAATTTTAGACATCAAGACGCAACACAAaatccaaaagagaaaaacaggtacTACGTTAAGACAAGCTGTTCATCCATTTAAGTGGAGTatgtaaatattttgcagaagTTAGCATCTTTGACAACACTCCAGGGTTACTTCACATAAAcagggaggaaagggggaagCAACCCCTGGCCCCTACACAGTAAGTACATACCAGCCCATAAAGCATTTCATAAAGAACTGCACCAAGGCACCACCAGTCTACCGTGTTGTCATAGGGCTGCTTTTTAATGACTTCTGGTgcaagatactaaaaaaaaaataaatttagagcATTAGGCTAGCACAAATAAAACCTAGGTTTTAGTCACATCACAGTAAACACCTTCAGGAAAATCTGCCTCATAGCAACTGTAAGACTGCTAAGTATTTATCTTGTCCTTCTACACACCTGGCAAATACTTCATCACCATGTGGTCATTTATCAAGTAGGATAGCTGTTTTCCCAACTGAAACAATACTTTCCACACACTACTGTTTTCTCAAACTACTTTGCCATCTCTATTATGAAACTTGTTTTACATTTCAGATATGTTGCTGTACTGTTGCAGAGGCAACATCCTCAGCCTGTATGCTCCCCATCCAGTACATAAAAAAGCAAGAAGATCTTAATTCTGCTTCAAATCCATCATTATTAAGAAATTGTATGACCTGTATCAAGTTTCACTGTAAATCTCGATAAGGGCATGAGCTGTGAGTTGCAAAATTAGAGATGCTTGTCAAACAGGTATCACCTGACTGATTTGTGATAAACATCCCATATGACCAAACACCGAATAACAATGCGAACTGGTTTCCATCTGCCATGAAAGCTATCTATGCAGCATCTCAGAGCTTACTAACACTACAGCACAAGGACAGTCACTCTGTAATACGAGACTATTCTTTGTGAATATATACTATAAAATTACTATGGCCGGATTATCATCATCTCAGTCCTCATCTACAGTACACACATTTTCTAACCTCTAAAAACAAGAGGATGCTCATTTCTATCATTCTAGTACCCAAATTCTGAAATTTAATTTACAGATAGGTGGCAGCATTGTCAGACAAGGCACAGACTGAAACTCACAGTTTAGTTAGATTAGTATTTCTCAAACTTTCTGCATGTGTGAATGCCCTGCAAAAGCATGAAAAGCAGTGGAAGTATTTTGAACTCAACTACTTAAGATTTTTCTAACCTTTCACAACCTCCTTTGAGCTTTTGAAGTTTTGGAATGCACCATACCATTCAACTCAGTGTTGAGAAACACAGAGAAGATCATTACACTTTTAGCAGGATTATGAAAGATTTGAATCTAAATCTTGGATTAGAAAGGCTAATACACAATCGCTATGTTTAGTCTTGGTATTTTTAAGAACTCATACGAAGCAACACCATTAGCATCCTCTTATGTTGCAATTTATGCAAGTCAAAGGTAAGGTAAGCGTGAAGACTAAGCCTCTGAAtgcaagaaaaaaccccacagattttCTCAAACAGATCCAGAGTTACCAGTGCTCTATGTATTTTCTATGTATTGTCCTTCGAACTTCCCAAAATGTTCAACAAACATTGTTTCAGCTCACATTTAGCACTCAGCTTTACCGATTCCTACTCTGATCATAACTAGGAAAAGCTGTCAAATGTTGCcacctgcatttattttttttttttgagttcaaATGTTTCAGCTAAATACTACTCCTCACTCATCCTTCACTGCCTTTAATGGCCTTTTCTGTAATTTAAAGTATGTTTATCAAATTATCAAAGCCACTAATCCTTGCATTTCAGTGAATCCCTCGTATGTGTTCAAGCCGTCCGGATTCTGAGTTTTCCAGCCTAGTTTTCTTAGTAAAAAGAGACAACAAGTCAGCAAGTTCAGTTTCACACATATACAAAATTTGCTCAAGACTTACAGATATTAAGTCCCTATAAACTTATAAAAATTAGTGGCAGGATATGGTAAGTAGATGCACATAATGGCAAATCTGTTGCAGCTGCTACAATGAGCTACCTGTCCTGTATCTCACCAGCAGTTAGGAGACATGGAGAGGAACAGAATGTTTGAAAATTGttggaaaaaaggaggaagagatgaGTTAGGGGGTTGTGGGTAGGAAGCAGGAGACACTCTGTATTAGTAAAAAGGACAAAGAACAGATCTGCAGGAAGCTTGTCTTTGGTTTGGTTTCATGGAAGATCTTGTCAAAAGAATAGAAATCTCCAACAGCATAAAAAGATATTTCATCTTCCAGTTACACAAACAATAATAATAGCCAACAGTCATTAATTACTCATCAAAAAACTACAGAAGTTGTCAACATACTTCTGGTGTCCCACAAAAAGTTGCAGTGGTATCAGAACTTGCAATCCCTTCTTTACAAAGTCCAAAGTCTGTCAAGACAACATGACCCTGTTTAAGAAAAAGTAGTTATGTTAAAAGCAGAACATGCTCAACATATGAATACACAGAAGTGTCAGTTCTGTGAGAGAACACAGAAAACCAAGAATAATGTTGCATACTTACTAGTGAATCTAGGAGAATGTTCTCTGGCTTTAAATccctatattaaaaaaattaaatcgtATTAATTCAAGACAGCATTCACTAACACAAGAGCTCCAGAGGCAAGGACTTCTATTCTTCAGCTGAAAGCTTCAAGTTTTGGTGAAATTGTTATGTTCAAATCTCCTATAAAATGATTTTGTGTAGCAGTCTTTATCCAGTAATTTGTCCCATTTTGAACTTCTGCAGCACGAGAATACATTTCAGAAACTCACCTGTACACTATATTTATGGAGTGTAAGTAGCCCAGTGCACTGGCTATTTCAGCAGCATAAAATCTGGCTCTGTGCTCAGGAAAGGAACGTTCTCTTTGTAAGTGAAAGAACAGCTGTAAATATGCaaatagtaaataaaaacattatACAAAAAAACAGGTTAATAACATACAATTGTAAcagtaaaaagtaattttatttagctgtccacttttttaaaaaaaggtaaaatgagataaaattgttttttctgcaTGACTTTGTCATTCCTttactctcttcctttcttctcttttgtagcTCAGAAATGGATAGGCAACTCAAACACGTAAGGACATTCCCTTAAAACCAAGACTAGTCAAAAGTAACTAGAGTAAATCACTTAAGCTGTGAATAGAGGTTGGCAAGATTAAACGACACAAAGTAGCCCCCTAACAGAATACAACCTGGTGTCAAATAACTAATCTTCCATTTCTGCATATGTTTGGTATATAAGTATTTatataattacagaatcacagaatgttcagggttggaagggacctctgtgggtcatctagtccaacccacctgccgaagcagggtcacctacagcaggctgcataggaccttgtccaggcgggtcttgaatatctccagagaaggagactccacaacctctctgggcagcctgttccagtgctccatcaccctcagagggaagaaattcttcctcatgttcagacggaacttcctgtgcctcagtttgtgcccattgccccttgtcctgtcactgggcaccactgaaaagagtctggccccatcctcctgacacccacccttgagatatttgtaagcatttattaggtcccctcgcagccttctcttcttcaggctgaacaagcccagctccctcagcctttcctcacaggagagatgctccagtcacctcaccatccttgcagccttctgctggactctctccagaagttcctcatctttcttgaactggggagcccagaaccggacagagtactccagacggggcctcactagggcagtgtggaggggaaggagaacctccctcaacctgctggccacactcttcctaatgcatcgcaggatcccattagctttctcagcagccagggcacactgctggctcgtggtcaacttgtcatccaccaggacacccaggtccctctccgcagagctgctctccagcaggtccgccccaagcctgtactggtgtatggggttgttcctccccaggtgcaggaccctgcacttgcccttgttgaacctcatcaggttcctctctgcccaactttccagcctgtccaggtctcgctgaatggcagcacagccttctggtgtatctaccactcctcccagttttgtgtcgtcagcaaacttgctgagggtacattctaactcttcatccaggtcattgatgaagaagttaaacaagactgggcccagtactgacccctgggggacaaaTCACCTAGATGTAGATCACTTTGGGAGATCTATATTCCAAACTGATCCACAAATTCTTTCAACTACAGAGAGCTGTCTGGCTTCAAATAGTTTGTGCAGATACAGAAATCTAGCCAAAGATTAAAATCATAAACATGCAGATGAAACTATATGACCCATTCAACTTAAAAAattttaggaaaacagaaattttctgttttccacctacaaagttttgggaaaaaataaaaagccattagAGCTTTCCAAGCACTTTATTCAAATTTGAAAGCTGTTT
This region includes:
- the SGK3 gene encoding serine/threonine-protein kinase Sgk3 isoform X1, with protein sequence MDLKESCPSVSIPSSDEHREKKKRFTVYKVLVSVGRNEWFVFRRYAEFDKLYNTLKKQFPTMNLKIPAKRIFGDNFDPDFIKQRRAGLNEFIQNLVRQPELCNHPDVRAFLQMDNPKHQSDPSEDEDERSNRKLNSTSQNINLGPSGNPHAKPTDFDFLKVIGKGSFGKVLLAKRKLDGKYYAVKVLQKKIVLNRKEQKHIMAERNVLLKNVKHPFLVGLHYSFQTTEKLYFVLDFVNGGELFFHLQRERSFPEHRARFYAAEIASALGYLHSINIVYRDLKPENILLDSLGHVVLTDFGLCKEGIASSDTTATFCGTPEYLAPEVIKKQPYDNTVDWWCLGAVLYEMLYGLPPFYCRDVAEMYENILHKPLILRPGISLTAWSILEELLEKDRQSRLGAREDFLEIQKHPFFETLSWTDLLQKKIPPPFNPNVVGPDDIGNFDAVFTEEMVPYSVCVSSDYNIVNASVLEADDAFVGFSYAPPSEDMFS
- the SGK3 gene encoding serine/threonine-protein kinase Sgk3 isoform X2, whose protein sequence is MDNPKHQSDPSEDEDERSNRKLNSTSQNINLGPSGNPHAKPTDFDFLKVIGKGSFGKVLLAKRKLDGKYYAVKVLQKKIVLNRKEQKHIMAERNVLLKNVKHPFLVGLHYSFQTTEKLYFVLDFVNGGELFFHLQRERSFPEHRARFYAAEIASALGYLHSINIVYRDLKPENILLDSLGHVVLTDFGLCKEGIASSDTTATFCGTPEYLAPEVIKKQPYDNTVDWWCLGAVLYEMLYGLPPFYCRDVAEMYENILHKPLILRPGISLTAWSILEELLEKDRQSRLGAREDFLEIQKHPFFETLSWTDLLQKKIPPPFNPNVVGPDDIGNFDAVFTEEMVPYSVCVSSDYNIVNASVLEADDAFVGFSYAPPSEDMFS